The window ATCAGAAGTATTGCATGTTACCCCACCAACACCAGAGCCCAGCAAAATATCTGCTGTTTGATTTTTGGCGCTTCTGAGGGCAGCGCAACTTTTATTTTTATACTTTTGGGAAAATTTTTAGGAATGACAAATAAATTCCAGCGACATACTATTACTGCTGCCTTACCATATGCCAACGGACCTGTTCATATAGGCCACCTGGCGGGTGTATATGTGCCTGCAGATATCTATGTTCGTTACCTGCGCAGCAAAAAAGAAGATGTGCTGTTTGTGTGTGGCTCTGATGAACATGGCGTGCCCATCACCATCAGGGCACAGAAAGAGGGGGTAAGCCCACAGGAGGTAGTGGATAAATACCATACCATTATCCGTGAGTCATTTCAGCAATTCGGCATTTCTTTCGATGTGTACTCCCGCACTTCTGCGCCTGTACATCATGAAACAGCCTCACATTTTTTTACAAACCTGCACGATAAAGGTGTATTTGAGGTAAAGGAAAGTGAGCAATATTATGATGAGCAGGCCAGCCAGTTTCTGGCAGACCGCTATATAAAAGGTACCTGCCCCAATTGCAGCTATGCCGAAGCCTATGGCGATCAGTGCGAGCGTTGTGGTACCAGCCTAAGCCCTTCTGAATTGATTGATCCGCGCTCTATGCTTAGCGGAGCCAAGCCTGTAATGCGCACTACCACACACTGGTACCTACCCCTGCAGAATTATGAGCGATGGCTGCGTAAATGGATACTGGAGGAGCATAAAGAGTGGAAATCTAATGTGTACGGACAGTGTAAAAGCTGGATAGACCAGGGCCTGCAGCCCCGTGCTGTTACACGCGATCTGGACTGGGGAGTACCCGTGCCCCTGCAGGAAGCAGTAGGAAAAGTACTTTACGTATGGTTTGATGCTCCCATTGGCTACATTTCTGCCACCAAAGAATGGGCTGAAGGAGCAGGAAAGGACTGGAAACCCTACTGGCAAAGTCAGGATACCCGGCTTTTGCATTTTATTGGCAAGGACAACATAGTATTTCACTGTATTATCTTTCCGGCCATGCTCAAAGCGCATGGTGAATATACCCTGCCGGAAAATGTGCCTGCCAATGAGTTTCTGAACCTGGAGGGCAACAAGATTTCTACCTCCCGTAACTGGGCAGTTTGGCTGCACGAATACCTGGAGTCTTTTACAGGTAAAGAGGATGTACTGCGCTATGTGCTCACCTCAAATGCACCGGAAACCAAAGACAATGATTTTACCTGGAAGGATTTCCAGGCTAAGAACAACAATGAGCTGGTGGCCATCCTGGGTAATTTTGTGAACAGAGCAGTGGTGCTGACCCATAAATATTATGAGGGCAAGCTGCCGGAAAGAGGGGAGCTGTTTGATGCTGAGAAGGAGGTACTGAGCCAGTTGCTTGTACTGCCCGGAAAAGTAGCCGAGGCCCTGGATAACTTTCGTTTCCGGGAAGGCCTGGCTGCTATGATGGAGCTTGCCCGCCTGGGCAATAAATACCTGGCCGATACTGAGCCATGGAAGCTCATGAAGGAAAACCCGGAACGGGTAAAAACCATTCTGAACCTTAGCCTTCAGATTGCAGCGAACCTAACCATTGTTGCAGCTCCTTTTTTGCCGCATACAGCAGAAAAGCTCCGCCAGATGCTGCAACTACCCCAGCTCAGTTGGCAGGATGCAGGCAGCGTTAATCTGCTGCAGGCAGGAGTTCAGCTAAATCCTGCAGAATTATTGTTTCAGAAAATAGAAGACAGTACCGTGGAAGAGCAAATACAAAAATTACAAAACACAAAAATAGAAAACGAGGCCGCTGCTGCTCCGGCATCTGAAGCCGCCCCGGCATTACAGGCTTCTGATACAGCAAGCGAAGCTGCTGATACTAACACAACTGCTGCTGCCCCGGCAAAAGCTGAAATTGTGTACGATGATTTCGCTAAAATGGATCTTCGTGTAGGAACTGTGATTTCTGCCGAGAAAATGAAAAAATCTAAAAAGCTATTGAAACTTAAGATTGATACCGGTATCGATCAGCGTATTATTTTAAGTGGGATTGCCCAGTATTTTGAGCCAGAGCAACTCCTTGGTCA of the Flammeovirgaceae bacterium 311 genome contains:
- the metG gene encoding methionyl-tRNA ligase (COG0143 Methionyl-tRNA synthetase) — its product is MTNKFQRHTITAALPYANGPVHIGHLAGVYVPADIYVRYLRSKKEDVLFVCGSDEHGVPITIRAQKEGVSPQEVVDKYHTIIRESFQQFGISFDVYSRTSAPVHHETASHFFTNLHDKGVFEVKESEQYYDEQASQFLADRYIKGTCPNCSYAEAYGDQCERCGTSLSPSELIDPRSMLSGAKPVMRTTTHWYLPLQNYERWLRKWILEEHKEWKSNVYGQCKSWIDQGLQPRAVTRDLDWGVPVPLQEAVGKVLYVWFDAPIGYISATKEWAEGAGKDWKPYWQSQDTRLLHFIGKDNIVFHCIIFPAMLKAHGEYTLPENVPANEFLNLEGNKISTSRNWAVWLHEYLESFTGKEDVLRYVLTSNAPETKDNDFTWKDFQAKNNNELVAILGNFVNRAVVLTHKYYEGKLPERGELFDAEKEVLSQLLVLPGKVAEALDNFRFREGLAAMMELARLGNKYLADTEPWKLMKENPERVKTILNLSLQIAANLTIVAAPFLPHTAEKLRQMLQLPQLSWQDAGSVNLLQAGVQLNPAELLFQKIEDSTVEEQIQKLQNTKIENEAAAAPASEAAPALQASDTASEAADTNTTAAAPAKAEIVYDDFAKMDLRVGTVISAEKMKKSKKLLKLKIDTGIDQRIILSGIAQYFEPEQLLGQQVMVLVNLAPRPMMGEESQGMVLLAEDADGRLVLMKPEAKVNNGSSIS